A single window of Syntrophotalea acetylenica DNA harbors:
- a CDS encoding phospholipid scramblase-related protein: protein METLSQVAGLVISQKKEWGEILTGFETRNRYKIFDAEGRELFLAREEPGNILLRWFLKAMRPFRLKIVTADGACKLAVRRPFRFYFHEAAVTDAEGRDLGTIRRRFALLRRIYTVTDCQQQELCQLYGPLLHPWTFEIRKGGMPQGKICKKWSGLLKEGFTDADNFGVTFPPGWCDAHKSLLLAAVFLIDFVHFEKR from the coding sequence ATGGAGACATTGAGTCAGGTCGCCGGACTGGTGATCAGCCAGAAAAAGGAATGGGGTGAGATTCTTACCGGATTCGAAACCCGAAATCGCTACAAAATTTTCGATGCCGAAGGGCGGGAGCTGTTTCTGGCCAGGGAGGAGCCGGGCAATATTCTTTTGCGCTGGTTTCTGAAGGCCATGCGTCCTTTCCGACTGAAAATCGTGACCGCTGACGGGGCATGCAAGCTTGCCGTTCGGCGTCCTTTCCGTTTCTACTTTCACGAAGCGGCAGTGACCGATGCCGAGGGCCGGGATCTGGGGACCATCCGTCGGCGTTTTGCACTGCTGCGGCGCATTTACACGGTGACGGACTGCCAGCAACAGGAGCTCTGTCAATTGTACGGACCGTTGCTGCATCCCTGGACCTTCGAGATCCGCAAGGGTGGCATGCCGCAGGGCAAAATATGCAAAAAATGGAGCGGCCTGCTGAAGGAAGGATTTACCGACGCGGATAATTTTGGCGTGACCTTCCCTCCCGGCTGGTGCGATGCGCACAAAAGCCTGCTGCTTGCCGCGGTGTTCCTGATTGATTTCGTCCATTTCGAAAAACGCTGA
- a CDS encoding universal stress protein, translating to MLGRRTAGEVRDVLFGSVTNHALHRVRCPVLLF from the coding sequence GTGCTGGGCCGCCGCACCGCCGGGGAAGTGCGCGATGTGCTGTTCGGCAGCGTGACCAATCATGCGCTGCACCGGGTACGTTGCCCCGTGCTGCTGTTCTGA
- a CDS encoding MarC family protein, giving the protein MSNFISSTNILHDVLLLLAVINPLGNIPVYRDLTSGMDTARRRTILRLGVGTAWIMILGFALVGDWSLQYLFEVTLDEFRVAGGILLFIVAVRGVMRGSLAENLLSEDFRTRAIFPLAFPIIVGPGTLAVTIILAQNSGPLHMLLVSIASCLMVYLIGISSHCLMRLIGGYAAMIIPRLLYIFLAAKAVALIMQGLTGFLREILQHAA; this is encoded by the coding sequence ATGTCAAATTTCATTTCGTCCACCAACATCCTGCACGACGTTCTGCTGCTGCTGGCGGTAATCAATCCTCTGGGCAACATCCCGGTGTATCGCGACCTCACCAGCGGCATGGACACCGCCAGGCGCCGCACCATTCTCCGCCTGGGAGTCGGAACCGCCTGGATCATGATCCTCGGTTTTGCCCTTGTCGGCGACTGGAGCCTCCAATATCTGTTCGAGGTAACGCTCGACGAGTTTCGCGTTGCCGGCGGCATTCTTCTGTTTATCGTGGCGGTGCGGGGCGTCATGCGCGGGTCCCTGGCGGAAAACCTGCTGTCCGAGGATTTCCGTACCCGCGCCATTTTCCCTCTGGCTTTTCCCATCATCGTCGGCCCGGGGACCCTGGCCGTCACCATCATTCTGGCGCAGAACAGCGGGCCGCTGCACATGCTGCTGGTATCCATCGCCAGTTGCCTTATGGTCTACCTCATCGGCATCAGCTCCCACTGCCTTATGCGGCTGATCGGCGGTTATGCGGCCATGATCATCCCGCGGCTGCTGTATATATTCCTCGCGGCCAAGGCTGTCGCCCTGATCATGCAGGGGCTGACGGGGTTTCTCCGGGAGATACTGCAGCATGCGGCCTGA
- a CDS encoding metal ABC transporter permease yields the protein MLSTFLEALISQPFMQHALIGGLLASIACGVAGSYVVVRRIGYIAGGIAHAVLGGMGLAYFLGRSPVGGAICAALVAALIIGLVSIRWKKQEDTTISALWAVGMALGVLLIARSPGYNVDLMSYLFGNILMISREHLWLIFWLDMGIVLLVILFFKQLLAVSFDEEFAELRQVSVNIFSLLLLCLVALTVVILIQVVGLILVIALLALPAAIAGHYVQSLSRMMLIATLLGGLFITGGLAVSYQYDLPSGATTVLLTGLAYLVSSVGISVWRRWQLGRSGRK from the coding sequence ATGCTGTCTACATTTCTCGAAGCCCTGATCTCCCAGCCGTTCATGCAGCACGCTCTGATCGGCGGACTGCTGGCCAGCATCGCCTGCGGCGTGGCCGGTTCCTACGTCGTGGTGCGACGTATCGGTTATATCGCCGGGGGTATCGCCCACGCGGTTCTCGGCGGCATGGGACTGGCCTACTTCCTGGGCCGCAGTCCGGTAGGCGGCGCCATCTGCGCCGCCCTGGTGGCCGCTCTGATTATCGGGCTGGTCAGCATCCGCTGGAAAAAACAGGAAGACACCACCATCAGCGCCCTGTGGGCGGTCGGCATGGCGCTGGGGGTGCTGCTCATCGCCCGCAGCCCCGGTTACAACGTGGATCTGATGAGTTATCTGTTCGGCAACATCCTGATGATATCACGGGAGCATCTTTGGCTGATTTTCTGGCTGGATATGGGGATCGTGCTGCTGGTCATATTGTTTTTCAAACAGCTGCTGGCGGTATCCTTCGATGAGGAATTCGCCGAACTGCGGCAGGTTTCGGTCAATATTTTTTCGTTGCTGCTGCTTTGCCTGGTAGCTCTGACCGTCGTCATCCTGATCCAGGTGGTCGGACTTATCCTGGTCATCGCCCTGCTGGCCCTGCCGGCCGCCATCGCCGGCCATTATGTCCAGTCCCTGAGCCGCATGATGCTTATCGCCACCCTGCTGGGGGGGCTGTTCATCACCGGCGGGCTAGCGGTATCCTACCAGTACGATCTGCCCTCCGGCGCCACCACCGTGCTGCTCACCGGCCTGGCCTACCTGGTTTCGTCGGTGGGCATCAGTGTCTGGCGGCGCTGGCAGCTTGGACGGAGCGGCCGGAAATGA
- a CDS encoding SHOCT domain-containing protein, with amino-acid sequence MERMTVFGRMVTLNRRVILAASLALSLAGCGSNLLNNKENAETHARPAIWQHQHQFVRIESQDRDSILVPANDHPANFSANLIRKMLDSLEVQFEGEAKPVAMFSPEELEILGAAVSRGLAQAGPREDVTFAIAGVHPPSGSRVISTGRLFVENDRLNLIIGALHEPYPESADPSGPLFAPGSRKYTAPDQGKTNAGWAIMGKIGMQHKTGGAIASDVVTRPDWLILNPTPDTFREATKMWEESAQYQSEQQKMHQKIEEIEQSIEQIKQTPASGAPATAAGPMELDNIEQRLQFLQQLKNKGLIDDAEFRTKKQEILDRF; translated from the coding sequence ATGGAGCGCATGACTGTTTTCGGCAGAATGGTGACGCTGAACCGGCGCGTGATCCTCGCGGCGAGTCTGGCTTTGAGCCTTGCCGGCTGTGGCAGCAACCTGCTTAACAACAAGGAAAACGCAGAAACCCATGCCCGGCCGGCCATCTGGCAGCATCAGCACCAGTTCGTGCGTATCGAAAGTCAGGACCGCGACAGCATACTGGTGCCGGCCAACGACCATCCCGCCAATTTTTCCGCCAACCTGATCCGCAAGATGCTAGACTCCCTTGAGGTTCAGTTCGAGGGCGAAGCAAAGCCGGTGGCGATGTTCAGCCCCGAAGAACTGGAAATCCTCGGTGCTGCCGTCAGCCGCGGCCTGGCCCAGGCCGGTCCCAGGGAAGATGTCACCTTTGCCATCGCCGGTGTCCACCCGCCAAGCGGTTCCCGGGTGATCTCCACCGGACGGCTGTTTGTCGAAAATGACAGGCTCAACCTGATCATCGGCGCCTTGCACGAACCCTATCCGGAAAGCGCGGACCCAAGCGGACCGCTGTTTGCGCCGGGCAGCCGCAAATACACCGCGCCCGACCAGGGCAAAACCAACGCCGGCTGGGCGATCATGGGCAAAATAGGCATGCAACACAAAACCGGCGGCGCCATTGCCAGCGATGTTGTCACACGGCCTGACTGGCTGATCCTCAACCCCACCCCGGATACCTTTCGTGAAGCGACCAAAATGTGGGAAGAAAGTGCTCAATACCAGTCAGAACAGCAAAAAATGCATCAGAAAATCGAGGAGATCGAGCAGTCCATCGAGCAGATAAAACAGACGCCGGCAAGCGGCGCGCCTGCCACCGCCGCCGGGCCGATGGAACTGGATAACATCGAGCAGCGCCTGCAATTTTTACAGCAACTGAAAAACAAGGGCCTGATCGACGACGCAGAATTCCGTACCAAAAAGCAGGAGATTCTCGACCGTTTTTAA
- a CDS encoding OmpH family outer membrane protein — MVRKGVLDKYATLCGSLLVATLLTLTLGGCGTTLLGGGTPEISSVIWKHRDQYVQVESQDRGVKPTPPNNHPANIPADQLTNILGALEVHFEDQEKPVPVFTFKELEILTPAISQGLAQATPREDVTFAILGIHRGLVSFTHDRSILTGRLFVQDGKLNLIIGRLHEEYDEEKDRRVDPWLPGSRAKSRPLPVLSKPWQVVSIPGLETMQVAGADRQDWLVMTPDPQLWKAAIARKTEAGEAAKAALQEASQVRQESAQMSAEQERLRAEMEALKQELHTIRQTPAAVPVVSQPHQAEPTDSIKNRLRQLQDLRNENLISEAEYQAKRQEILDSL, encoded by the coding sequence ATGGTGCGCAAGGGTGTTCTCGATAAATATGCAACGCTGTGCGGCAGTCTGCTTGTGGCGACGCTTCTAACACTTACCCTTGGCGGTTGCGGGACCACCCTGCTCGGCGGCGGAACACCCGAAATATCCTCCGTCATCTGGAAACATCGCGACCAGTATGTCCAGGTCGAATCCCAGGACCGCGGTGTTAAACCCACGCCGCCCAACAACCATCCGGCCAACATTCCGGCAGACCAGTTGACGAACATACTGGGCGCACTCGAGGTTCATTTCGAGGACCAGGAAAAACCCGTGCCGGTTTTCACCTTCAAAGAACTCGAGATACTGACGCCGGCCATCAGCCAGGGCCTGGCACAGGCAACCCCCCGGGAGGACGTAACCTTCGCCATCCTCGGCATTCATCGGGGGCTGGTCTCCTTCACCCACGACCGTTCGATACTCACGGGCCGGCTGTTCGTACAGGATGGCAAACTCAACCTGATCATCGGCAGGCTGCACGAAGAGTATGATGAGGAAAAAGATCGCCGTGTCGATCCCTGGCTGCCCGGCAGCCGCGCCAAAAGCCGCCCGCTGCCGGTATTGAGCAAGCCATGGCAGGTGGTGTCGATACCCGGACTGGAGACCATGCAGGTAGCCGGCGCCGATCGTCAGGACTGGCTGGTCATGACCCCCGATCCGCAACTCTGGAAAGCGGCCATCGCCCGCAAGACGGAAGCCGGCGAAGCCGCCAAGGCCGCCCTGCAGGAAGCCAGCCAGGTCCGCCAGGAGAGCGCCCAGATGAGCGCCGAACAGGAGCGCCTGCGCGCCGAGATGGAAGCCCTCAAACAGGAATTGCATACCATCAGGCAGACTCCGGCAGCCGTTCCCGTAGTGAGCCAGCCGCATCAGGCCGAGCCGACGGATTCCATCAAAAACCGCCTGCGCCAGCTGCAGGATCTGCGTAACGAAAATCTCATCTCTGAAGCCGAATACCAGGCCAAGCGACAGGAAATCCTCGACAGCCTGTAA
- a CDS encoding metal ABC transporter ATP-binding protein encodes MNEPVITLEDVSFRYEEHAVLLDINLTVHAQEFLGIVGPNGSGKSTLLKIMLGLLTPQKGQVRIFGVPPVEARLRVGYVPQFITFDRNFPINVQETVLQGRLGKTRLVGGYRREDHRIARQALEEVELGDLGKRPLTALSGGQLQRVLIARALACQPEVLILDEPTAHIDPKIEEGVFDLLKRLNQRLTVLVVSHDIGFITRYITRVACLNRTLVCHATSELTGSMIEQLYGGPLRAVHHDTLLHTH; translated from the coding sequence ATGAATGAACCTGTCATTACCCTGGAAGACGTTTCTTTCCGCTACGAAGAACATGCCGTACTGCTGGATATCAACCTGACGGTCCACGCTCAAGAGTTTCTCGGCATCGTCGGCCCCAACGGCAGCGGCAAAAGCACCCTGCTCAAAATCATGCTCGGGTTGCTGACACCGCAGAAAGGACAAGTCCGCATTTTCGGCGTACCTCCCGTCGAAGCGCGGCTGCGGGTCGGCTATGTGCCCCAATTCATTACCTTCGATCGTAACTTTCCGATCAACGTTCAGGAAACCGTCCTGCAGGGACGACTCGGGAAAACCCGCCTGGTCGGCGGCTACCGGCGCGAAGATCACCGCATCGCGCGGCAGGCTTTGGAGGAAGTGGAGCTTGGCGACCTTGGCAAACGCCCCCTCACCGCCCTGTCCGGAGGCCAGCTGCAGCGGGTTCTCATCGCGCGAGCCCTGGCCTGTCAGCCGGAAGTCCTGATCCTGGATGAGCCGACGGCGCATATCGACCCCAAGATCGAAGAAGGGGTTTTCGATTTGCTGAAACGCCTCAACCAACGCCTCACGGTCCTGGTCGTATCCCATGACATCGGCTTCATCACCCGTTACATTACCCGCGTTGCCTGCCTCAACCGCACACTGGTTTGCCATGCCACGTCGGAACTTACCGGCAGCATGATCGAGCAACTGTATGGCGGTCCGCTACGGGCGGTGCATCACGACACCCTGCTGCACACCCACTGA
- a CDS encoding TatD family hydrolase yields the protein METCTTLFDTHVHLDLLPSQLDPVQEVARANRAGIDRFLIPGVQPRDWHQLLEVANSVPGALAALGTHPVAARQWDRDAARRLETLLTRRKVVALGEIGLDGTSGMPPAEVQEQALRQQIRIAVSAGLPLVLHCRRATGRLLQILHDEAASRVGGIWHGFSGSSETARAAIDLGFGLAFGGPLTWPGARRGPQVLQALPQAWIVLESDAPDLPPAPHRGESNRPCHLRLVAERMAALRQWSLDTTACITTGNALRLLRIRAA from the coding sequence ATGGAAACCTGCACGACGCTGTTCGACACGCATGTACATCTCGACCTCCTGCCCAGTCAGCTGGATCCCGTGCAGGAGGTGGCACGGGCCAACCGGGCGGGCATCGACCGCTTTTTGATACCGGGCGTGCAGCCGCGTGACTGGCACCAGCTGCTGGAGGTGGCGAACAGCGTGCCGGGCGCCCTGGCGGCTTTGGGAACACACCCGGTTGCCGCCCGCCAATGGGACCGTGACGCGGCGCGGCGCCTGGAAACCCTGCTGACCCGACGGAAGGTGGTGGCGCTCGGCGAAATCGGCCTGGACGGCACTTCCGGCATGCCTCCGGCAGAGGTGCAGGAACAGGCTCTGCGGCAGCAGATTCGCATCGCCGTCAGCGCCGGGCTGCCGCTGGTGCTGCATTGCCGCCGGGCCACCGGCCGCCTGCTTCAGATCCTGCACGATGAAGCGGCATCCCGCGTCGGCGGAATCTGGCACGGTTTTTCCGGCAGCTCGGAAACCGCCCGCGCCGCCATCGATCTGGGGTTCGGCCTGGCCTTCGGCGGTCCCCTGACCTGGCCCGGCGCACGGCGGGGACCACAGGTGCTGCAAGCTTTGCCGCAGGCCTGGATCGTACTGGAAAGCGACGCGCCGGATCTGCCGCCCGCCCCCCACCGGGGAGAAAGCAACCGCCCCTGCCACCTGCGCCTGGTCGCCGAGCGGATGGCCGCACTGCGACAATGGTCGCTGGACACAACCGCTTGCATCACTACCGGCAATGCTCTGCGCCTGCTGCGAATCAGGGCTGCCTGA
- a CDS encoding YiiD C-terminal domain-containing protein, with translation MKTDIPRQMNERFWLQIPVTRHMGLRITAWDGRTLRMDAPLAPNLNDKGTGFAGSLATLVTFAGWALATLLAEDAASCPCEVAVFESDMQYIAPVTGDFYALVPVPDEDGRCSFERSLLQRGRARIALTASIFQEGEEKVRYRGKYAVRRKGAG, from the coding sequence GTGAAGACCGATATTCCCCGGCAAATGAATGAGCGTTTCTGGCTGCAGATCCCTGTGACGCGCCATATGGGGCTGCGCATTACGGCATGGGACGGCAGGACCCTGCGCATGGACGCGCCTCTGGCGCCCAATCTCAACGACAAGGGGACCGGATTTGCCGGTTCGCTGGCGACCCTGGTGACCTTTGCCGGGTGGGCTCTGGCGACGCTGCTGGCTGAAGATGCCGCATCATGTCCTTGCGAGGTGGCGGTGTTCGAAAGCGACATGCAATATATCGCACCGGTCACCGGCGACTTTTACGCTCTGGTACCGGTCCCTGATGAGGATGGCCGCTGTTCGTTCGAAAGGTCCCTGCTGCAGAGGGGGCGGGCCCGAATCGCTTTGACGGCGTCCATTTTTCAGGAAGGGGAGGAAAAAGTCCGCTATCGCGGAAAATACGCCGTGCGCCGCAAGGGCGCTGGATGA
- a CDS encoding MarC family protein — protein MFLNVYLKLFVILTPFFVISAFLSLTRGFSSAERQKAAGKVTVAIVLAVFVLYLFGRHIFALFGITLDAFRIGAGAVLFLSAVNMVRGPTAVTPPAPGEDVAVVPLAIPIAVGPGTIGALLVMAAEPKNLAARLVTAGAMLAAIATVGLLLIMSGRLERLVGQQGLTILTKLTGLFVSAIAAQIFFTGLKNFLA, from the coding sequence ATGTTTCTGAATGTTTACCTCAAACTGTTTGTAATCCTGACACCGTTTTTCGTCATCTCTGCCTTTCTGTCCCTGACCCGCGGTTTTTCCTCCGCCGAGCGGCAGAAGGCGGCGGGCAAGGTGACGGTGGCCATCGTGCTGGCGGTGTTTGTGCTTTATCTGTTCGGCCGGCATATCTTCGCCCTGTTCGGCATTACCCTCGATGCCTTCCGCATCGGTGCCGGCGCGGTATTGTTCCTTTCGGCGGTCAACATGGTGCGCGGCCCGACCGCCGTGACGCCGCCCGCGCCCGGCGAGGACGTGGCGGTCGTGCCCCTGGCGATTCCCATCGCTGTGGGGCCGGGGACCATCGGTGCCCTGCTGGTCATGGCGGCGGAGCCCAAAAACCTCGCGGCGCGTCTGGTGACGGCCGGCGCCATGCTGGCCGCCATCGCGACCGTCGGCCTGTTGCTGATCATGTCCGGAAGGCTGGAGCGACTGGTGGGGCAGCAGGGCTTGACGATTCTGACCAAGCTGACCGGCCTGTTCGTATCGGCCATTGCCGCGCAGATCTTTTTCACCGGCCTGAAAAATTTTCTTGCCTGA
- a CDS encoding ThiF family adenylyltransferase, producing the protein MHEHRFSRLEQLIGRDALQNLAGRSVAVVGIGGVGSYAAEALARSGVGHLTLIDFDNIAASNINRQIHALEYTVGKAKVAVMAERCLAINPEIAVRSRNAFYSADTDQELLGEGYDYLLDCIDSISAKLHLIQSCRQRSIPVISAMGAANKLDPTLIRVGDLAHTQKCRMARIIRRELGRRGIRSGVKVVYSLEEFRPLAEDCHDFDSATPSTTGANATRQRVTLGSTSYIPPMFGLTMAGEVIRTLLGERP; encoded by the coding sequence ATGCACGAACACCGTTTCTCCCGGCTGGAACAGCTGATCGGCCGCGACGCGCTTCAGAATCTGGCCGGCAGGTCCGTCGCCGTGGTCGGCATCGGCGGCGTCGGCAGCTACGCCGCCGAGGCGCTGGCCCGTTCCGGCGTGGGGCATTTGACCCTGATCGACTTCGACAATATCGCCGCGAGCAACATCAACCGCCAGATTCACGCCCTGGAGTACACCGTGGGAAAAGCCAAGGTAGCGGTCATGGCGGAGCGCTGCCTGGCCATCAACCCCGAAATTGCGGTGCGCTCCCGCAACGCCTTCTATAGCGCGGATACCGACCAGGAGTTGCTTGGCGAGGGTTATGACTACCTGCTGGACTGCATTGACAGCATCAGCGCCAAGCTGCACCTGATCCAGAGCTGCAGGCAACGAAGCATCCCCGTCATATCCGCCATGGGCGCCGCCAACAAGCTCGATCCGACCCTGATCCGGGTCGGAGACCTGGCGCATACCCAGAAATGCCGCATGGCGCGCATCATCCGCAGGGAACTGGGGCGGCGCGGCATCCGCAGCGGCGTCAAAGTGGTCTATTCGCTGGAGGAATTCCGTCCTCTTGCCGAGGATTGTCACGACTTCGATAGCGCCACGCCCTCCACAACCGGGGCCAATGCGACCCGCCAGCGCGTCACCCTCGGAAGCACATCCTATATTCCTCCGATGTTCGGCCTGACCATGGCCGGCGAAGTCATCCGTACCCTGCTGGGCGAACGGCCGTGA
- a CDS encoding dodecin: MLFVSDGLGEGFCAARRASAAAVREQPRGKDRVMTYGKERVYKKVEVIGVSPNSIDEAIKVALHRAHHSLERISWFEVEEVRGHVNEAGEVGEYQVVLKVAFNLK, from the coding sequence ATGCTTTTTGTGAGCGATGGTTTGGGCGAAGGCTTTTGCGCGGCGAGACGGGCGTCTGCAGCCGCTGTCCGGGAACAGCCCCGGGGAAAGGACAGGGTTATGACCTACGGCAAGGAACGCGTTTACAAAAAGGTGGAAGTGATCGGCGTATCCCCGAACAGCATCGATGAGGCTATCAAGGTGGCTCTGCACCGGGCCCACCACAGCCTCGAGCGGATTTCCTGGTTCGAGGTCGAGGAAGTGCGCGGTCATGTCAACGAAGCCGGAGAAGTCGGAGAATATCAGGTGGTTCTCAAGGTGGCCTTCAACCTCAAATAA
- a CDS encoding porin, whose amino-acid sequence MKSRRFNILAVVAALFFLASSAQAAVVIGGADGWSFSTDGQVNLFGVYQTGDSTPDNVVNPFLGYTDDEGFRLKSGFLPACFAFNIKAPTIGGLDMAARIGFYPEPANANLKNTFDAQIDLREVFFTVDGNFGQVMVGKGLSLFLGTNLLAEQTLLGAGRMAGNLNANVGPTLGRIGFGYVYPQFNAQVRYTTPDMNGFKVAVGVYDPSVIASGVLGGGDYTAEETKLPRFESEISYAGTFGDGNTLKLYMNNLWQEAKNKDDGKDVTAWGVGGGAIVGMGPFELSASGFTGEALGRSIMLDTEALDATGEERETWGWIVQGIYTFGQNKLGISYGGNEFEETSYEKDVRDATGTGEIESQYQLTAMWTHDINAHLKLVTEISHIELEWFNGEEWKVEQFNVGAFFLW is encoded by the coding sequence ATGAAATCTCGCAGATTCAACATTCTGGCCGTCGTGGCCGCCCTGTTCTTCCTGGCCTCCAGCGCCCAGGCCGCCGTGGTTATCGGCGGCGCCGACGGCTGGTCCTTCAGCACCGATGGCCAGGTCAACCTGTTCGGCGTCTATCAGACCGGCGACAGCACTCCGGATAACGTCGTCAATCCCTTCCTCGGCTACACCGACGACGAAGGCTTCCGCCTCAAAAGCGGCTTTCTGCCCGCCTGCTTCGCCTTCAACATCAAGGCCCCGACCATCGGCGGCCTCGACATGGCGGCTCGCATCGGCTTCTACCCGGAACCGGCCAACGCCAACCTCAAGAACACCTTCGACGCCCAGATCGACCTGCGTGAAGTCTTCTTCACCGTCGACGGCAACTTCGGCCAGGTTATGGTAGGTAAAGGCCTGAGCCTGTTCCTCGGCACCAACCTGCTGGCGGAGCAGACCCTGCTGGGCGCCGGCCGCATGGCCGGCAACCTCAACGCCAACGTCGGCCCGACCCTCGGCCGCATCGGCTTCGGCTATGTCTATCCCCAGTTCAACGCCCAGGTGCGCTACACCACGCCCGACATGAACGGCTTCAAGGTGGCGGTCGGCGTGTATGACCCCAGCGTCATCGCTTCCGGCGTGCTTGGTGGCGGCGACTATACGGCCGAAGAGACCAAGCTGCCCCGTTTCGAGAGCGAAATCTCCTATGCCGGCACCTTCGGCGACGGCAACACCCTCAAACTGTACATGAATAACCTGTGGCAGGAAGCCAAAAACAAGGATGATGGCAAAGACGTTACCGCCTGGGGTGTCGGCGGCGGCGCCATCGTCGGCATGGGACCTTTTGAGCTGAGTGCCTCCGGTTTCACCGGCGAAGCCCTCGGCCGCAGCATCATGCTCGACACCGAAGCCCTCGACGCCACCGGCGAAGAACGCGAAACCTGGGGCTGGATCGTGCAGGGCATCTACACCTTCGGCCAGAACAAGCTCGGCATCAGCTACGGCGGCAACGAGTTCGAGGAAACCTCCTACGAAAAAGATGTTCGTGATGCCACCGGCACGGGCGAAATCGAATCCCAGTACCAGCTGACCGCCATGTGGACCCACGACATCAATGCGCACCTCAAGCTGGTGACCGAGATCAGCCACATCGAACTGGAGTGGTTCAACGGCGAGGAATGGAAAGTCGAGCAATTCAACGTCGGCGCCTTCTTCCTCTGGTAA
- a CDS encoding metal ABC transporter solute-binding protein, Zn/Mn family — protein MHRWILPLIGLLIVPSWSLAAEPPPLRVFVSVLPLKYLVDRVGGTHVDTDVMVGPGQSPATYEPTPRQMSRLGKTDLYFRVGVPFERVWIRRLADLNRNMSIIDLRDDLPLRRLEDHHHEDDGGAHREPHQESALDPHVWTSPTLASDMARHICEALSARDPRHAPDYQSGYETLAADLKNLDSRLRNRLAAIKNRKFLVFHPSWGYFADAYGLEQIAIENAGKEPGPRALARVIALARQENIRIIFVQQQFSRTTANTVARAIGGKVVVVDPLAENYIENLRRAADAFFLALDDRHE, from the coding sequence ATGCATCGATGGATCCTGCCGTTAATCGGCCTGCTGATCGTGCCGTCCTGGTCCCTGGCCGCCGAACCGCCCCCGCTCCGCGTATTTGTCAGCGTTCTGCCGCTGAAATACCTGGTCGACCGGGTAGGCGGTACCCATGTGGATACCGACGTGATGGTCGGGCCGGGGCAGAGTCCGGCCACTTACGAACCGACTCCCCGGCAGATGAGCCGCCTGGGGAAAACGGACCTTTACTTCAGGGTCGGCGTTCCTTTTGAGCGCGTCTGGATACGGCGTCTGGCCGATCTCAACCGCAACATGAGCATTATCGACCTGCGCGACGACCTGCCGTTGCGCCGCCTTGAAGACCACCATCATGAAGATGACGGCGGAGCTCATCGGGAGCCCCACCAGGAAAGCGCCCTCGATCCGCACGTCTGGACCAGCCCCACGCTGGCATCCGACATGGCCCGGCATATTTGCGAGGCACTCTCGGCACGGGATCCGCGCCATGCCCCGGACTACCAGTCCGGGTACGAGACCCTGGCCGCGGACCTGAAAAACCTCGACAGCCGGCTGCGCAACCGTCTGGCCGCCATCAAAAACCGCAAGTTTCTGGTGTTCCACCCCTCCTGGGGTTATTTCGCCGATGCCTACGGGCTGGAGCAGATCGCCATCGAGAACGCCGGCAAGGAGCCGGGTCCGCGCGCCCTGGCAAGGGTCATCGCCCTGGCCCGGCAGGAAAATATCCGGATCATTTTTGTGCAGCAGCAGTTCAGCCGAACCACCGCCAACACCGTCGCCCGCGCCATCGGCGGCAAGGTTGTGGTCGTCGATCCGCTGGCGGAAAATTATATTGAAAATCTGCGCAGAGCGGCCGATGCCTTCTTTCTCGCCCTGGACGATCGTCATGAATGA
- a CDS encoding TRAP transporter large permease subunit, translating into MRRKDPILPLISPGLADRLPKSRKIQGLIFEWSGVRRGRQTRQRPMPRELLAVLRESVWALLLPLLIFGGNYSGVFTANEAVVAAFSYVFIVEISIHGDMQKIVVSLATI; encoded by the coding sequence ATGAGGCGTAAAGACCCGATTTTGCCCTTGATTTCCCCTGGCCTGGCGGATAGACTCCCGAAATCCCGAAAAATACAGGGTTTGATTTTTGAATGGAGCGGTGTAAGGCGGGGGCGGCAGACCCGGCAGCGTCCCATGCCGCGGGAACTACTCGCGGTGCTGCGCGAAAGCGTGTGGGCGCTGCTGCTGCCCCTGCTGATTTTCGGCGGTAATTACTCAGGCGTTTTTACCGCCAACGAGGCGGTAGTGGCGGCCTTTTCCTATGTCTTTATCGTCGAGATTTCCATCCACGGGGACATGCAGAAGATTGTTGTTTCCTTGGCCACCATCTAG